A segment of the Pseudomonas versuta genome:
GGCAAGAAGCGCCATTTACCCTGGTATCTGCTGGCGGCCAAATGCCTGTCCCAAAATGGCATACGTATATTTATGCATGGCGGCGGCGCCCATACCGCCGGCCGTCTATACAGTGAACAACTGCTCGATGAGCTGGCCATACCGTTGTGTCGCAACTGGCAAAGCGTTGAAATCGCTCTGGGCCGGGACAATCTGGCATTTATGCCGCTGCAGGACTGGGCGCCGCAATTGCAACGCATGATCGATCTGCGCAACACCCTTGGCTTGCGCTCACCGATTCACTCGCTGGCACGCATTCTAAATCCCCTGGGTGCGCGTTGCGGCCTGCAGAGCATCTTTCATCCGGGTTACCAAAGCGTGCATCGCGAAGCCAGCGGCCTGCTGGGTGACACCAGCATCGTGGTTAAAGGCGATGGCGGTGAAATCGAAATCAACCCGGACAGCCTGAGCCATCTTTACGGCACCACGGCAGGAGCGAACTGGGACGAAGAGTGGCCTGCCTTGTCTGCACAGCGCCACGTCAAACCGGCGACACTGGAGACTCAACATCTCAAGGCACTATGGCGTGGAGAGGTCGAAGACAGCTATCCGCAACTGGCTATGATATCGACCATGGCCCTTGCCTTGCGCGGGCTGGGAACACCCCGCGAACAAGCCTTCGAGCTGGCACAGCGTTATTGGGACAATCGCAACAAATCGATTTAACTGATGCTTGGCGCCCAAGTTTTGCGCTGTTTGTTCGAACTCAGCCCATTAGACTGAACTCCAACGCAAAATAGCCAAGGAGCCTCACATGGGCCTGTTGATCGAAGGACACTGGCATGACCAGTGGTACGAAAGCAGCAAGGACGGGGCGTTCCAACGCGAGCAGGCATTGCGCCGCAACTGGGTGACCATGGACGGCTCGCCCGGGCCGACGGGTAGCGGTGGCTTTGCAGCCCAGGCAGGCCGCTACCACCTGTACGTCTCCCTCGCCTGCCCCTGGGCCCACCGAACCTTGGTCACCCGCCAAATCAAAGGCCTTGAGTCGCTGATTGAGGTATCGGTGGTCAGTTGGCTGATGCTGGAAAACGGCTGGACCTTTGACAAGGCTTTTGGCTCCAGCGGAGACCGTCTCGACAACCTGAACTATTTGTATCAGCGCTACATCCTGGACACGCCCGATTACTCTGGCCGCGTCACCGTGCCCGTGCTCTGGGACAAGCAGCAACAGTGCATTGTCAGCAACGAGTCGGCCGATATCATCCGTATGTTCAACACTGCATTTGACGGCCTGACAGGCAACACCCTGGACTTGTATCCGCAGTCGCTGGCCGCACAGATAGATAGCTGGAATGAAAGGATTTACCCGGCACTGAACAACGGTGTCTACCGCGCTGGATTTGCCACTTCCCAATCGGCTTACGAACTGGCATTTAATGATGTATTTCGCGAACTTGACCAGCTGGAAGCGCACCTGACACAACATCGCTACCTGGCTGGCGAGTTTTTAACTGAGTCAGATATACGTCTATTCACCACACTGATCCGGTTTGATGCGGTGTACTACAGCCATTTCAAATGCAATGAGCGGCGTATTGCCGATTATCCGAATTTGTCCAACTGGCTACGCGAGCTCTACCAATGGCCTGGCGTTGCGCAAACCGTGGATTTCACCCACATCAAGGGACACTATTACGCCAGTCATCGCACGATCAATCCTACGGGCATCATCCCGAAAGGCCCGGCGCTGGACTTTACCCGCCCCCATGACCGTACCCGCTTGACAGGCAAGGGCATCCAGCAACGCTAAAACCTGCAAATCTGCTGGCCGCACAGGCTTGCGGCCAGTAGCATCGCGCGCACTGTTTACGAGAACGTCCCATGCTTATCCCATACGACCAGCTAGAACCTGACACCCTGACCCGCCTGATTGAAGACTTCGTGAGCCGCG
Coding sequences within it:
- a CDS encoding glycosyl transferase family protein → MNTPAPLTLETPAEHPFAQFVRILGKGKRGARNLTREEAREAMGMLLDEKAEDTQLGAFLMLLRHKEESPEELAGFTEAVRERLAAPAIKVDIDWPTYAGKKRHLPWYLLAAKCLSQNGIRIFMHGGGAHTAGRLYSEQLLDELAIPLCRNWQSVEIALGRDNLAFMPLQDWAPQLQRMIDLRNTLGLRSPIHSLARILNPLGARCGLQSIFHPGYQSVHREASGLLGDTSIVVKGDGGEIEINPDSLSHLYGTTAGANWDEEWPALSAQRHVKPATLETQHLKALWRGEVEDSYPQLAMISTMALALRGLGTPREQAFELAQRYWDNRNKSI
- a CDS encoding glutathione S-transferase family protein, with product MGLLIEGHWHDQWYESSKDGAFQREQALRRNWVTMDGSPGPTGSGGFAAQAGRYHLYVSLACPWAHRTLVTRQIKGLESLIEVSVVSWLMLENGWTFDKAFGSSGDRLDNLNYLYQRYILDTPDYSGRVTVPVLWDKQQQCIVSNESADIIRMFNTAFDGLTGNTLDLYPQSLAAQIDSWNERIYPALNNGVYRAGFATSQSAYELAFNDVFRELDQLEAHLTQHRYLAGEFLTESDIRLFTTLIRFDAVYYSHFKCNERRIADYPNLSNWLRELYQWPGVAQTVDFTHIKGHYYASHRTINPTGIIPKGPALDFTRPHDRTRLTGKGIQQR